The DNA window acacctgtacaccttgtgttctgctggagagatagtctgtgaagaggtggtcccagacacctgtacaccttgtgttctgctggagagatagtctgtgaagaggtggtcccagacacctgtacaccttgtgttctgctggagagatagtctgtgaagaggtggtcccagacacctgtacaccttgtgttctgctggaaagatagtctgtgaagaggtggtcccagacacctgtacaccttgtgttctgctggaaagatagtctgtgaagaggtggtcccagacacctgtacaccttgtgttctgctgagaagatagtctgtgaagaggtggtcccagacacctgtacaccttgtgtcctgctggaaagatagtctgtgaagaggtggtcccagacacctgtacaccttgtgttctgctggagagatagtctgtgaagaggtggtcccagacacctgtacaccttgtgttctgctggaaagatagtctgtgaagaggtggtcccagacacctgtacaccttgtgtcctgctggagagatagtctgtgaagaggtggtcccagacacctgtacaccttgtgttctgctggagagatagtctgtgaagaggtggtcccagacacctgtacaccttgtgttctgctggagagatagtctgtgaagaggtggtcccagacacctgtacaccttgtgttctgctggagagatagtctgtgaagaggtggtcccagacacctgtacaccttgtgttctgctggagagatagtctgtgaagaggtggtcccagacacctgtacaccttgtgttctgctggagagatagtctgtgaagaggtggtcccagacacctgtacaccttgtgttctgctggagagatagtctgtgaagaggtggtcccagacacctgtacaccttgtgttctgctggaaagatagtctgtgaagaggtggtcccagacacctgtacaccttgtgttctgctggagagatagtctttgaagaggtggtcccagacacctgtacaccttgtgttctgctggaaagatagtctgtgaagaggtggtcccagacacctgtacaccttgtgttctgctggagagatagtctgtgaagaggtggtcccagacacctgtacaccttgtgttctgctggaaagatagtctgtgaagaggtggtcccagacacctgtacaccttgtgtcctgctggagagatagtctgtgaagaggtggtcccagacacctgtacaccttgtgtcctgctggaaagatagtctgtgaagaggtggtcccagacacctgtacaccttgtgttctgctggagagatagtctgtgaagaggtggtcccagacacctgtacaccttgtgttctgctggagagatagtctgtgaagaggtggtcccagacacctgtacaccttgtgttctgctggagagatagtctgtgaagaggtggtcccagacacctgtacaccttgtgttctgctggagagatagtctgtgaagaggtggtcccagacacctgtacaccttgtgtcctgctggagagatagtctgtgaagaggtggtcccagacacctgtacaccttgtgttctgctggaaagatagtctgtgaagaggtggtcccagacacctgtacaccttgtgttctgctggagagatagtctttgaagaggtggtcccagacacctgtacaccttgtgttctgctggaaagatagtctgtgaagaggtggtcccagacacctgtacaccttgtgtcctgctggagagatagtctgtgaagaggtggtcccagacacctgtacaccttgtgtcctgctggaaagatagtctgtgaagaggtggtcccagacacctgtacaccttgtgttctgctggagagatagtctgtgaagaggtggtcccagacacctgtacaccttgtgttctgctggaaagatagtctgtgaagaggtggtcccagacacctgtacaccttgtgtctgctggaaagatagtctgtgaagaggtggtcccagacacctgtacaccttgtgtcctgctggaaagatagtctgtgaagaggtggtcccagacacctgtacaccttgtgttctgctggagagatagtctgtgaagaggtggtcccagacacctgtacaccttgtgttctgctggaaagatagtctgtgaagaggtggtcccagacacctgtacaccttgtgtcctgctggagagatagtctgtgaagaggtggtccagacacctgtacaccttgtgtcctgctggaaagatagtctgtgaagaggtggtcccagacacctgtacaccttgtgttctgctggagagatagtctgtgaagaggtggtcccagacacctgtacaccttgtgttctgctggagagatagtctgtgaagaggtggtcccagacacctgtacaccttgtgttctgctggagagatagtctgtgaagaggtggtcccagacacctgtacaccttgtgtcctgctggagagatagtctgtgaagaggtggtcccagacacctgtacaccttgtgttctgctggaaagatagtctgtgaagagttggtcccagacacctgtacaccttgtgttctgctggagagatagtctgtgaagaggtggtcccagacacctgtacaccttgtgttctgctggagagatagtctgtgaagaggtggtcccagacacctgtacaccttgtgtcctgctggaaagatagtctgtgaagaggtggtcccagacacctgtacaccttgtgttctgctggagagatagtctgtgaagaggtggtcccagacacctgtacaccttgtgttctgctggagagatagtctgtgaagaggtggtcccagacacctgtacaccttgtgttctgctggagagatagtctgtgaagaggtggtcccagacacctgtacaccttgtgttctgctggagagatagtctgtgaagaggtggtcccagacacctgtacaccttgtgttctgctggaaagatagtctgtgaagaggtggtcccagacacctgtacaccttgtgtgctgctggagagatagtctgtgaagaggtggtcccagacaacctgtacaccttgtgttctgctggaaagatagtctgtgaagaggtggtccagacacctgtacaccttgtgtgctgctggagagatagtctgtgaagaggtggtcccagacactaCTGGTAAAGTTTACTGGTCAGGTACACCTGGTCAGGTACACCTGGTCAGGTACACCTGGTCAGGTACACCTGGTCAGGTACACCACTACAATTGCAGAAAACAAGTCCAGGAAAAAGCATGAATATTAAATACAGAGCTTGTGTCAAAGTCATTGTTAAATGGTTTTACTACCTACCCAGGTCCAACATTCAAAGTTCACATGTCCAGGCTACAACAGTTGGAAGGCCAAGCTAAGGCTAGCAGAGGCCCAGCCTTAGTCAGTCTGAGGCTAGGATAGATCCAGcatgtggcagatggaaggccaggatgaagctagcagacccagtctaTAGGCAGTGAGGGGCCAAACTGGGGCTAGGATAGATCCAgactgtggcagatggaaggccaggctgaagctagcagacccagtctgtaggcagtgagGGGCCAAACTGGGGCTAGGATAGATCCAgactgtggcagatggaaggccaggatgaagctagcagacccagtctgtaggcagtgagGGGCCAAACTGGGGCTAGGATTTATCCAgactgtggcagatggaaggccaggatgaagctagcagacccagtctgtaggcagtgagGGGCCAAACTGGGGCTAGGATAGATCCAgactgtggcagatggaaggccaggatgaagctagcagacccagtctgtaggcagtgagaggccaaACTGGGGCTAGGATAGATCCAGcatgtggcagatggaaggccaaaaTTTCAGCTATGTACAGAAGGGCGATTTACAGTAGTGTGATGTACAGTATGGCCATGTACAGTAGGGTGATGTACAGTATGGTCATGTACAGTAGTACAATGTACACTATGGTCATGTACAGTAGGGTGATGTACAGTAGTGTGATGTACACTATGgttttttttgtgattgattgagacttttattagtaggttgcacagtgaagtacatattccgtacaattgaccactaaatggtaacacccgaataagtttttcaacttgtttaagtcggggtccacttaaatggattcatgatacagatatatactatcatatatactatcatcataatacagtcatcacacaagataatcacattgaattatttacattatttacaatcaggagtgtggagggggggtggggtggggggggtggggatatggacatcaagtagtggacatagagagagagagagagagagagagagagagagagagagagagagagagagagagagagagagagagagatcagaaggcataagaaaaagaatctgcatttgattgtttacatttgattattagcaatccggggagggtgttagtttagggttgtagctgcctggaggtgaacttttattgcggttttgaaggaggatagagatgccctttcttttatacctgttgggagtgcattccacattgatgtggcatagaaagagaatgagttaagacctttgttagttcggaatctgggtttaacgtggttagtggagcaccccctggtgttgtggttatggcggtcatttacgttaaggaagtagtttgacatgtacttcggtatcagggaggtgtagcggattttatagactaggctcagtgcaagttgttttactctgtcctccaccctgagccagcccactttggagaagtgggtaggagtgaggtgggatctggggtggaggtctagaagtaacctgactagcttgttctgagatgtttggagtttagatttgagggttttggaggtgctagggtaccaggaggtgcatgcgtaatcgaaaaagggttgaacaagagttcccgccagaatcctcaaggtgcttttgttgaccagagaggaaattctgtagagaaatctcgttcgttggttaaccttttgattaccttggttgccattttatcacaggaaaggttagcctctagaatggaacctaggtaggtgacctcatctttcctggtgatgacactgtcacctacttttatggtgaagtgattgactttcttaaggttgatgtgggacccaaacaggatggattctgttttacccaagtggatggatagcttgttgtcagcgagccaggtgcaagttctacagagctcagcactgaggattttctccacctgtgacttgtccttgccggataccagcagggcagagtcatccgcaaacaataacaattcacagtcgcatgccgatgacaagtcgtttatgtatattaggaacagtaaaggtcccaatatactgccttgggggactccacagttcaccgagagggggggggacacggtgccgttcacctctaccacctgctccctcccctccaagtaagactgcatccagctccaagaggttttgttaaatccgattgctctgagcttatccaacagtatagcgtggttaacggtgtcaaaggccttctgaaggtccagcatgaccatgccgcagtatttgcccgcgtccacctcatgtatgatgtggtcgctcacatagagaaggcatgtgtcagtggagtggttagttctgaagtcagatagagaaggcatgtgtcagtggagtggttagttctgaagccggattggaatttgtacatgagtttattagtggcaaggtaactatcgacctgttcataaactattttctccattactttggaaatggagctgagaatagaaacaggtcggtagttgccaggttccaatttgcttccttttttaaagaggggagttactcttgctatcttaaaatcttttggtacttggccttgtgtaattgataggtttattatgtgcgtgatgatcggggcaatgatggaggcagagtccctgaggaatctggagggaatattatcaaggccggtggccttgttagggtggagcgcgctcaattttttaaacacctcatcagctgtgaccatttctaatttgaaatcattgttggatactcctagctttctgtagaaggctttaatgtgttctacaccaaagcgaccagagtggtgggtcagcttgttgacaagagttgcagctatgctggtgaaaaaggcgttaagtctgtttactacctccattttgtctgtaatgagggagtcaccctccttgatgctgatgttggtgagtcttgttttaagtttctggctgcaaccaggaagctggttgttgagaattttccagagctcacgtggcttattcgtgttttcctctattttgtcggtaatgtaatttttttttaaggatttagtcaggttagttgacttatttcttaatttattgcattgctttttgagagttgaaaggagtaatttgaggttgatattattgggttgtttatctacttctgttttacatttttggtattcagagtatttcctgtctctgtcttttatggcagctaataggtcatGTACAGTAGTGCGATGTACAGTAGTGTGATGTACACTATGGTCATGTACAGTAGTGTGATGTACACTATGGTCATGTACAGTAGTGTGATGTACAGTAGTGCAATGTACACTATGGTCATGTACAGTATGGCGATGTACATTACGGTCATGTACAGTAGTGTGATGTACAGTATGGTGGTGTACAGTAGTGCAATGTACACTATGGTCATGTACAGTAGGGTGATGTACAGTAGTGTGATGTACACTATGGTCATGTACAGTAGTGCAATGTACACTATGGTCATGTACAGTAGGGTGATGTACAGTATGGCGATGTACATTACGGTCATGTACAGTAGTGTTATGTACAGTATGGTGGTGTACAGTAGTGCAATGTACACTATGGTCATGTACAGTAGGGTGATGTACACTATGGTCATGTACAGTAGTGCGATGTACACTATGGTCATGTACAGTATGGTCATGTACAGTAGTGCAATGTACACTATGGTCATGTACAGTAGGGTGATGTACAGTATGGCGGTGTACACTACGGTCATGTACAGTAGTGTGATGTACAGTATGGTGGTGTACAGTAGTGCAATGTACACTATGGTCATGTACAGTAGGGTGATGTACAGTATGGTCATGTACAGTAGTGCAATGTACACTATGGTCATGTACAGTAGGGTGATGTACAGTATGGCGATGTACACTATGGTCATGTACAGTAGTGCAATGTACACTATGGTCATGTACAGTAGGGTGATGTACAGTATGGCAATGTACACTATGGTCATGTACAGTAGTGCAATGTGCACTATGGTCATGTACAGTAGGGTGATGTACAGTATGGCGATGTACACTACGGTCATGTACAGTAGTGTGATGTACAGTATGGTGGTGTACAGTAGTGCAATGTACACTATGGTCATGTACAGTAGGGTGATGTACAGTATGGTGGTGTACAGTAGTGCAATGTACACTATGGTCATGTACAGTAGTGTGATGTACAGTATGGTGGTGTACAGTAGTGCAATGTACACTATGGTCATGTACAGTAGGGTGATGTACAGTATGGTGTACAGTAGTGCAATGTACACTATGGTCATGTACAGTAAGGTGAAGTACAGTAGGGTGATATACAGTAAAGTGATGTACAGTAAGGTGAAGTACAGTAGGGCGATGTACAGTAAGGTGAAGTACAGTAGGGTGATGTACAGTAAGGTGAAGTACAGTAGGGTGATATACAGTAAAGTGATGTACAGTAAGGTGAAGTACAGTAGGGCGATGTACAGTAAGGTGAAGTACAGTAGGGTGATATACAGTAAAGTGATGTACAGTAAGGTGAAGTACAGTAGGGCGATATACAGTATTTGTTGTTTCACAACAGAAGGATGTTCCTCCACCTTCTCCTGGCGTGAAGGAGGGCGGAGACTCTCTCCTGGCTCCGCCCAGCGTGGCCTCGCTCTTGGACATCTCTCTGCCCGGCCCCCCCGAGGAGTCTCTGCCCCCTGGAGAGAATCAAAGCCACATCAGCGACTCCATCATCGAGCTGGCCATCAACTCCGCCCACTACGGTAAGCAGGAATATGGAGCTGGCCATCAACTCCGCCCACTAGGGTAAGCAGGAGGCCATGGCGGCGAGAGGACTTGATGATCTGATGTTGTCATGTGGCAGGCGAGGAGGCCAAGATGACCAAAGTGTCTCCCTCGGTCAGCCCGTCCAGAGACTGGATCCCCTCCCCCAGCCACGACCCCCAGTGGTACCCCAGTGACTCCTCTGACTCCACCCTGGGATGTCTTCTCTGTGAgtctccatcttcttcttcttcttctgtctcTCAGCTCACATCATGTACTTCTCTGCAGCCAGCATGGGGCGACGTACCCCCCGCACTTTGTTCACCCCCAGCCTGATGGACTGCAACTCCCATGATTCCTTTCACTCCCGCGGCCTTCCTGACGTGGGCGAGGTGACTCTTCTCTCATGGCCATCACACATCACATCACACtctgcacgactgcttgtatcacacatatcacactctgcacgactgcttgtatcacacatatcacactctgcacgactgcttgtatcacacatgatatcacactctgcacgactgcttgtatcacacatgatatcacactctgcacgactgcttgtatcacacacactGCAGGACATTtcatcatcaaacatttattacaagtagcaGGAATTGGTGCCGTATCGCTTCATTGATTGAGGTGCCTCTATCTTCTTTTTCATTTCAACacacaaacaacatttgtaatgttttcaGCACACACACAATTATTAATGTTTTCAGCACACACACAATTTGTAATGTTTTCAGCACACACAATTATTAATGTTTTCAGCACACACACAATTATTAATGTTTTCAGCACACACAATTAGAAGTGATTTGTGCTCCAGGTGGACTCCCAGCTGGCCTGCATGATGAGTGAGAGCAGTGTGGACTACATCGCTCGCTTCAACGATCTGGCTCAGGAGCTGGCTGTAAGCGAGCCCTCCATGGCGCCTCAAGAGCTGGCTGTAAGCGAGCCCTCCATGGCGCCTCAGGAGCTGGCTGTAAGCGAGCCCTCCATGGCGCCTCAAGAGCTAGCTGTAAGCGAGCCCTCCATGGCGCCTCAGGAGCTGGCTGTCAGCGAGCCCTCCATGGCGCCTCAAGAGCTGGCTGTCAGCGAACCCTCCATGGCGCCTCAAGAGCTGGCTGTCAGGGAGCCCTCCATGGCGCCTCAAGAGCTGGCTGTCAGCGAGCCCTCCATGGCGCCTCAAGAGCTGGCTGTCAGCGAGCCCTCCATGGCGCCTCAAGAGCTGGCTGTCAGCGAGCCCTCCATGGCGCCTCAAGAGCTGGCTGTCAGCGAGCCCTCCATGGCGCCTCAAGAGCTGGCTGTCAGCGAGCCCTCCATGGCGCCTCAAGAGCTGGCTGTCAGCGAGCCCTCCATGGCGCCTCAAGAGCTGGCTGTCAGCGAGCCCTCCATGGCGCCTCAAGAGCTGGCTGTCAGCGAGCCCTCCTTGGCGCCCCCCTGAGGActgcaagaagaagaagaagaaggtgaataAAGCCATCCCAGCAGGGGTCCACATTGACCTTTTTCATAGTTTTCATTCTCAAAAGCATTTTTTTGGACTTAAGGGCTCCATGGAGTCAAAAGGCTCATAAAGTCAGAAGTCAAATTGTTGTTATTCAACACAACTTCAGCTCTCTTCTTATCAACTAATGACTTCtatcattcataacattgattttaaaatcaatattttatgagcgatgacttttttttttttttttacttttaaaatctAAAAGGGTGATAAAAGTGTTCTAAATGgaattcagatctatccatcaatgATTTTAATGATGACTTATTTCAAATGTGTTTGCCCTCTTTGGTCACATGAAAgtgtttttaaggcaaaaacatgcaatattttcccccaaatatttcaaattggaatttttgatgtgaaataattagaGGCTTGATTTTAAGCAAAGTTTTCAAGGAAAACAACAAAGCAGCTTTGTTTTTTCTTGTGGACAACCTGGACTGAAGTTGGAAAAGAAACAAACTCTTGTTTTGTCACTAAACTTGACTTCTTCTTGCAACTTCAACTCTTGGAAAAGTCTTTGAGTGATTGGATCTGGCTGTGACTTGACTAGTAACACTAGTTCCGCTGCTCCTGAAGgatttcttctacattttgtaACATCTAACTATTTATTGCTGAACTAAGTGCTTCTTTAACTTAAAATGTTCACTTGCTACAAATGTCTTTTTATGGCGTGCATAAAGTTGTCTAGAAAACTTCCTTCTGCTCTTGAGTCAATGATTTGTTTAGCAGTTGAAATGTCTTTTACCACAACTGGAACATTTACATTTGGAAAGTCGGCCTTTTAATATGAAAATAACTGCTGCAAACATGTTGTGTGGATTGTTAGGAAAATaataaaactacaacaaaaactataatcattaataacacaaaaactaGTAGAGTTAATCATATATTAACTATACTAGTCAACTGCAAAACTAATAGTTAAtcaaataaaaagtataatagttaACTTAAAAACTAATAACAAAAGCTATCATAGtaagtaacataaaaactataatagttaacataaCTTTTTTAgctgaaatgttagcatgctaggatAGGTTGGCATACGTCTAAGATGATATTTTGGTTTAAACCAACAAAACTAGTTCAAattctagcataaaacattagcaagctaacattagcattatgatATAAGAAAAGTTAATGgacttctaaaatggcgccaagaatcaaaatccaagatttttggtgctttagcatgctaacaaatgCTTGAAAAGTGTTATTCAGTCTTAAACGTTAATTTATCCTGCATTTTAAAAGCCAGCTtgaatttttgttggtaaatgagagattatcatcacacttcaacatctcattGCTAATGAAAATATCTTCTCAGTTGTCTTAGCCtccataataaaatgataaatacatGTCAACTAGGAAGTTGCCtccataataaaatgataaatacatGTCAACTAGGAAGTTGCCtccataataaaatgataaatacatGTCAACTAGGAAGTTGCCtccataataaaatgataaatacatGTCAACTAGGAAGTTGCCtccataataaaatgataaatacatGTCAACTAGGAAGTTGCCTCCATaataaaatgacaaatacatGTCAACTAGGAAGTTGCCtccataataaaatgataaatacatGTCAACTAGGAAGTTGCCtccataataaaatgataaatacatGTCAACTAGGAAGTTGCCTCCATaataaaatgacaaatacatGTCAACTAGGAAGTTGCCtccataataaaatgataaatacatGTCAACTAGGAAGTTGCCtccataataaaatgataaatacatGTCAACTAGGAAGTTGCCtccataataaaatgataaatacatGTCAACTAGGAAGTTGCCtccataataaaatgataaatacatGTCAACTAGGAAGTTGCCtccataataaaatgataaatacatGTCAACTAGGAAGTTGCCtccataataaaatgataaatacatGTCAACTAGGAAGTATGTTCATATAAAAGTGATCAATATGAGTGACAAAGTAATACAAAATGATGACaagtaaaaaaaagtcattaaaagtgaTAAAAAAAGAGATGAAAAGTTATAAAAAGTAATAAAGAGATTAAAAAGTGATTAAAATACAAAGCGATTAAAAAGTGATAGATTTAAAAGTGATTGAAAATTGGTAAAAGGTgatgaaaagtactgaaaataaaAAGTGAtgacaatttgttttttttatacaaggTGATACAAAGTCAAAAAATGGTTAAACATGATTAAAGTGATTAAAAA is part of the Entelurus aequoreus isolate RoL-2023_Sb linkage group LG22, RoL_Eaeq_v1.1, whole genome shotgun sequence genome and encodes:
- the LOC133639865 gene encoding MAGE-like protein 2, with the protein product MTKVSPSVSPSRDWIPSPSHDPQWYPSDSSDSTLGCLLSSMGRRTPRTLFTPSLMDCNSHDSFHSRGLPDVGEVDSQLACMMSESSVDYIARFNDLAQELAVSEPSMAPQELAVSEPSMAPQELAVSEPSMAPQELAVSEPSMAPQELAVSEPSMAPQELAVSEPSMAPQELAVREPSMAPQELAVSEPSMAPQELAVSEPSMAPQELAVSEPSMAPQELAVSEPSMAPQELAVSEPSMAPQELAVSEPSMAPQELAVSEPSMAPQELAVSEPSLAPP